Proteins encoded in a region of the Sulfurimonas marina genome:
- a CDS encoding replicative DNA helicase — MQDNLYNLAFERSILSSIVFEPSQFDDLSVMLKVDDFYLPAHQDIFKAIMTLFQNDLPIDEEFIKKELNKMKKFDEQVLLEILAANPISNTKAYVDEVKDKSLKRHLLTLTTEIKRVTVEEELPSADVVDIVEKKLYEITQDNQTSDFLDSPTMTFATMEYIKEMKARGNSVLVGVDTGFKDLNKMTTGFGKGDLVIVAARPAMGKTSFILNTVHNLIMQDKGVAFFSLEMPAEQLMLRMLSIQTSIPLQKLRVGDMSDEQWSQLNGAIDQMNNAKLFVDDTGSVNINQLRSKLRKLKAQHPEIEMAVIDYLQIMQGIGNQDRHLQVSDISRGLKMLARELGIPIVALSQLNRGLESRNDKRPMLSDIRESGSIEQDADIILFVYRDDVYLYKEEKEREKAAKAEGKEFTPTYVEKEEEEAEIIIGKQRNGPTGHVKLVFQKKLTRFIDQPSFAQATEFVYENVDTKSANIDVGGADKIEMPTL, encoded by the coding sequence ATGCAAGACAACCTATATAATTTAGCTTTTGAACGTAGTATACTGAGTTCAATCGTTTTTGAACCTTCACAGTTTGATGATCTCAGTGTGATGTTAAAAGTAGATGATTTTTATCTTCCAGCTCACCAAGATATCTTTAAAGCGATTATGACACTCTTTCAAAACGACTTACCGATCGATGAGGAGTTCATTAAAAAAGAGCTCAACAAAATGAAGAAGTTTGATGAGCAGGTACTTTTAGAGATTCTAGCAGCCAACCCTATCTCTAATACAAAAGCGTATGTGGATGAAGTAAAAGACAAATCTTTAAAACGTCACCTCTTAACTCTTACAACAGAGATCAAACGTGTAACTGTTGAAGAGGAGTTACCATCAGCTGATGTTGTAGATATTGTAGAGAAAAAGCTCTATGAGATTACGCAAGACAACCAAACAAGCGACTTCCTTGACTCTCCGACCATGACATTTGCAACAATGGAATATATCAAAGAGATGAAAGCTCGCGGTAATTCTGTACTTGTTGGTGTAGATACTGGTTTTAAAGACCTCAACAAAATGACGACAGGTTTTGGTAAAGGGGACTTGGTCATCGTTGCCGCTCGTCCTGCGATGGGAAAAACTTCATTTATTTTAAATACGGTTCACAATCTTATCATGCAGGATAAGGGTGTGGCATTTTTCTCATTAGAGATGCCGGCTGAACAGTTAATGCTTAGAATGCTCTCTATTCAAACTTCTATTCCACTGCAAAAACTACGTGTCGGGGATATGAGTGATGAGCAGTGGAGTCAGTTAAACGGAGCAATTGATCAGATGAACAATGCTAAGCTTTTTGTAGATGACACAGGTAGTGTAAACATTAATCAACTTCGTTCAAAACTAAGAAAACTAAAAGCACAACATCCGGAAATCGAAATGGCAGTTATTGATTACCTCCAAATTATGCAGGGGATTGGAAACCAAGACCGTCACTTACAGGTTTCAGATATCTCTCGTGGATTAAAGATGCTTGCCCGTGAACTTGGGATTCCTATCGTAGCACTCTCACAGCTCAATCGTGGACTTGAATCTAGAAATGATAAACGTCCGATGCTGAGTGATATTCGTGAATCTGGTTCTATTGAGCAGGATGCCGATATTATCCTCTTTGTGTACCGTGATGATGTATACCTCTACAAAGAAGAAAAAGAGCGTGAAAAAGCTGCAAAAGCTGAAGGAAAAGAGTTTACTCCAACCTATGTTGAAAAAGAGGAGGAGGAAGCTGAAATCATCATCGGAAAACAGAGAAACGGTCCAACGGGACATGTTAAACTGGTATTCCAGAAAAAGCTTACCCGCTTTATCGATCAACCGAGTTTTGCACAGGCTACCGAATTTGTCTATGAAAACGTCGATACAAAATCGGCAAATATAGATGTTGGCGGAGCTGATAAAATAGAGATGCCGACACTGTAA
- a CDS encoding peptidoglycan DD-metalloendopeptidase family protein gives MIRFFILLFITLFFSNTLLASHVERFRWQNGETYLVFLEKLNLPVRQLYYNLDKDDQRLTEEMRAGVHYQILKDTNNDILQILLPLNDELQVHIYKNGDGYAFEAIPIISTTRNEVLYTQINSSPNYAILKKTGSRKVAGVFVAAFKHSLNFKNDIRKGDELVMLYSQKYRLGQPFSMPTLDAAMIEMGSKKHYIYLNDDDRYYDEKAHEVEGFLLARPVRARISSYFTKRRFHPVLHKWKAHLGVDYAARRGTPIVAAGSGKVIYAARMGSYGNLIKIRHNDGYETRYAHLKSFRRGIYRGKYVKKGQTIGYVGSTGRSTGPHLHFELRKRGVAINPLRVVQVTTKKLKGKEKKAFLQLKNNFDERIDLHLNNKTPYKKPPRFEDMCYIYMMDDING, from the coding sequence ATGATACGATTTTTCATACTACTTTTTATTACACTCTTTTTCTCAAATACGCTACTGGCTTCTCATGTGGAACGCTTTAGATGGCAAAATGGAGAAACTTACTTAGTCTTTCTAGAGAAATTAAACTTGCCTGTCAGACAGCTTTACTACAACTTAGATAAAGATGACCAACGTTTAACAGAAGAGATGAGAGCAGGTGTTCACTATCAGATCTTAAAAGATACGAACAATGATATTTTACAAATTTTACTCCCTCTAAATGACGAACTTCAGGTTCACATCTATAAAAACGGTGACGGCTATGCATTTGAGGCAATCCCTATTATCAGTACTACTAGAAATGAGGTTTTATATACTCAGATAAACTCCTCTCCAAACTATGCAATACTTAAAAAAACGGGAAGTCGTAAAGTTGCAGGTGTTTTTGTTGCGGCATTTAAACATTCACTTAACTTTAAAAACGATATCCGCAAAGGGGATGAGCTTGTAATGCTTTACTCTCAAAAATATCGTCTAGGACAACCTTTTTCTATGCCCACACTAGATGCTGCTATGATCGAGATGGGTTCAAAAAAACACTATATCTACCTTAATGACGATGATAGATACTACGATGAAAAAGCACATGAGGTTGAGGGTTTTTTACTTGCTCGTCCTGTTAGAGCCAGAATCTCTTCATACTTTACAAAAAGAAGATTCCACCCTGTACTACATAAATGGAAAGCTCACCTTGGAGTTGATTATGCAGCACGCCGCGGAACACCTATTGTTGCAGCAGGAAGTGGTAAGGTTATCTATGCTGCACGTATGGGAAGTTATGGAAATCTTATAAAAATACGCCACAACGATGGTTATGAAACCCGCTATGCCCACCTCAAATCATTCCGCCGAGGGATCTATAGAGGTAAGTATGTTAAAAAAGGACAAACTATCGGTTATGTAGGTTCAACTGGGCGTTCAACTGGTCCACATCTTCACTTTGAACTTCGTAAGCGTGGAGTTGCTATCAACCCTCTACGAGTAGTTCAGGTAACGACAAAGAAACTTAAAGGGAAAGAGAAAAAAGCATTCTTACAACTCAAAAACAACTTTGATGAACGTATAGATTTACACCTTAATAATAAAACTCCATATAAAAAACCTCCACGCTTTGAGGATATGTGTTATATCTATATGATGGATGATATAAATGGATAA
- a CDS encoding NUDIX hydrolase, protein MDKITCVKALEDPKYIKPIEIHYTQKDQKKKWEAIISHDSVAILLWHKEKDAFIIVKQLRPPVFNLHKDGYMHELCAGIVDKEIPLSEIAKEEVLEECGYDIPTINLRYVTSFFTSVGISGAKQTLYYGEIDESMRVHDGGGIHDEEIEVIELNTNEAKTFIFDENFQKTPGMMMAFYWFFENIKN, encoded by the coding sequence ATGGATAAAATCACTTGTGTAAAAGCACTTGAAGATCCAAAATATATAAAACCGATAGAGATCCATTACACACAAAAAGATCAAAAGAAAAAATGGGAGGCTATCATCTCCCATGATTCTGTAGCAATTTTATTATGGCATAAAGAAAAAGATGCTTTTATAATAGTAAAACAGCTTCGTCCCCCAGTTTTTAATCTTCATAAAGATGGCTACATGCATGAGCTGTGTGCTGGTATAGTCGATAAAGAAATTCCCCTCTCAGAGATTGCGAAAGAGGAAGTTTTAGAGGAGTGTGGTTATGATATTCCTACAATAAACCTGCGATATGTAACAAGTTTCTTTACATCCGTAGGTATCTCAGGAGCTAAACAAACACTTTATTACGGTGAAATCGATGAGAGTATGAGAGTTCATGACGGTGGCGGTATCCATGACGAAGAGATCGAAGTTATAGAGCTAAATACGAATGAAGCAAAAACCTTTATATTTGATGAGAATTTTCAAAAAACTCCGGGGATGATGATGGCATTTTATTGGTTTTTTGAAAATATCAAAAACTAA
- a CDS encoding multiheme c-type cytochrome produces the protein MNKFSIILSSSLIFTTIFFTACGGGGSSENTTTTIVSEDRAFTSTHFSGSQNCALCHNGIVDGNGADVSIESDWAATMMGNSSKDPLWKAKVASELKRNPDLNTTINDKCTKCHAPMANYEAHYLSDEIKVFENGFLNSSNAHYNEAMNGVSCALCHQIDATNLGTLDGFSGGYSINSNREIYGQFINPLVTPMQNSLNYTPVQSSHISESKMCATCHNLKTPFVDSNGDLVSTTAESEFPEQMPYSEWEHSDFSTTTICQECHMEKTDGVIISTRPDNGTLSPRNNFSRHNFVGGNKLMLDILNNNKTALGVVESANFTKTLTKTDELIQNAASITLTDNGITNNILSIDVNVSANTGHKLPTSFPSRRAFIHFTLYDVNDSVLFESGKVDANGSIFGANGDMDKTTYEPHYDVINSEDQVQIYEAIMQNSDNEVTYTLLRAASYVKDNRLLPRGFDKTTATSDIAVVGAANGGDANFIGGGDIVTYDINTSSFSTTPTRVEVELRYQTLSYPFAQDLFEDNTTQSNSFKTMFDASQLKTTILTTKSLDL, from the coding sequence ATGAATAAATTTTCAATTATTCTCTCTTCGTCATTAATTTTTACAACAATATTTTTTACAGCTTGCGGTGGTGGAGGTTCTTCAGAAAATACTACGACAACAATAGTATCTGAAGATAGAGCTTTCACCTCTACACATTTTTCTGGCTCACAAAACTGTGCGCTTTGTCATAACGGCATTGTTGATGGAAATGGAGCAGATGTCTCTATTGAAAGTGATTGGGCAGCTACTATGATGGGGAATTCTTCTAAAGATCCGTTATGGAAAGCAAAAGTTGCATCAGAGCTCAAACGTAATCCCGATCTTAACACTACTATCAACGACAAATGTACAAAATGTCATGCCCCTATGGCAAATTATGAAGCACATTATCTCAGTGATGAAATAAAAGTCTTTGAGAATGGATTTTTAAACAGTTCTAATGCCCATTACAATGAAGCTATGAACGGAGTAAGCTGTGCACTTTGCCATCAAATAGATGCGACAAACCTTGGTACACTTGATGGTTTTTCAGGAGGCTACTCAATCAATTCAAATCGTGAGATCTACGGACAGTTTATTAACCCTCTCGTTACCCCTATGCAAAACTCTTTAAACTATACACCTGTTCAAAGTAGTCATATAAGTGAATCAAAAATGTGTGCGACATGTCATAATCTTAAAACGCCATTTGTAGACAGTAATGGTGATTTGGTTTCAACAACAGCTGAAAGTGAATTTCCTGAGCAGATGCCATATAGCGAATGGGAACATAGTGACTTTAGCACTACAACGATCTGTCAAGAGTGTCATATGGAAAAAACTGATGGTGTTATTATATCTACTCGTCCGGACAACGGTACTTTATCTCCAAGAAATAACTTTTCACGCCATAATTTTGTAGGCGGAAATAAATTGATGCTGGATATTCTTAACAATAATAAAACGGCTTTAGGTGTTGTAGAGAGTGCAAACTTTACCAAAACACTGACAAAAACTGATGAGCTTATACAAAATGCCGCATCGATCACACTTACAGACAATGGAATAACAAATAATATACTCAGTATTGATGTAAATGTTAGTGCTAATACGGGGCATAAGCTTCCAACTAGTTTCCCTTCACGTCGTGCATTTATTCACTTTACACTTTATGATGTAAATGATTCAGTCTTATTTGAATCAGGAAAGGTAGATGCTAACGGAAGCATTTTCGGTGCTAACGGTGATATGGACAAAACTACCTACGAACCCCATTATGATGTTATTAATTCAGAAGATCAAGTGCAAATATATGAAGCGATTATGCAAAACAGTGATAATGAAGTAACATATACACTGCTTCGTGCAGCAAGTTATGTAAAAGACAATCGTCTTTTACCAAGAGGTTTCGATAAAACAACAGCCACAAGTGACATTGCAGTTGTAGGTGCTGCTAATGGTGGTGATGCAAACTTTATAGGTGGTGGAGACATTGTAACTTACGATATAAATACAAGTAGTTTTTCTACAACTCCAACTCGTGTAGAGGTAGAGTTACGTTACCAGACACTTAGCTATCCGTTTGCTCAAGATCTCTTTGAAGACAACACTACGCAATCTAATAGTTTTAAAACTATGTTTGATGCTTCACAACTAAAAACTACAATTTTAACAACAAAGAGTCTTGACCTTTAG
- a CDS encoding plasminogen-binding N-terminal domain-containing protein, with translation MRYVFLVLLIQFNLFAGLLSSKIVNLDLEQGTATINIDKVDVGVSGYVVHHITAEHSSILKSCVVKSFDPQTKTAVVEMKEFNLLRNNALPKGKWEVKVGDSVELAFGYTRSLLIAPSEEIYYQISKSVKTQWVHPDIFATLLSMHGHPTPLQEDFSDIATASSAGLLFIYLDQKLYTVDIKSFKILYISDAPLTQDKEQLPFYSRVETIEDSWFGEGSDELESYEPHYYELLVQNNNTNKTLYETIKNSKNEEINSLVEQFKIGE, from the coding sequence ATGAGATATGTTTTTTTAGTACTTTTAATACAGTTTAACCTATTTGCAGGTTTATTAAGTTCAAAGATTGTTAATCTTGATCTTGAACAAGGAACTGCAACGATAAATATAGATAAAGTTGATGTAGGGGTAAGCGGTTATGTTGTTCATCATATAACTGCTGAACATAGCTCTATTTTAAAAAGTTGTGTCGTAAAAAGTTTTGATCCTCAAACTAAAACAGCAGTTGTAGAGATGAAAGAGTTTAACCTCTTAAGAAACAACGCACTTCCAAAGGGAAAATGGGAAGTTAAGGTTGGTGATAGTGTAGAACTTGCTTTTGGATATACACGTTCACTTCTAATTGCACCGAGTGAAGAGATCTATTATCAGATCTCAAAATCTGTAAAGACTCAGTGGGTGCATCCTGATATTTTTGCAACACTTTTATCGATGCATGGGCATCCGACACCACTTCAAGAGGATTTTAGCGATATTGCTACAGCTTCAAGTGCAGGATTATTATTTATCTATTTAGACCAAAAGCTTTATACTGTAGATATCAAAAGTTTTAAAATTTTATATATAAGCGATGCTCCGCTAACACAAGATAAAGAACAACTTCCATTTTACTCAAGAGTTGAGACAATAGAAGATTCATGGTTTGGTGAGGGTAGTGATGAACTTGAAAGTTATGAGCCCCATTACTATGAACTTTTAGTACAAAATAACAACACAAATAAAACGTTATATGAGACGATAAAAAATAGTAAAAATGAAGAGATAAACTCTTTAGTTGAACAATTTAAGATTGGAGAATAG
- a CDS encoding YihY family inner membrane protein produces MNLRASELYKQVKLFVLSFVDKELTLFAASLSFYTIFTIIPLLIIMMSLLTSLPSFQEHYESIKGFIFSNLMPVQSEVIISKIDGFLANSAKMGIMSLAAVLVASLLFFKNFEYIANKIFHAESRGLWESITTYWTMMTLTPIGLGISFYITGKIAALMASNELTSGFNILPLIPYLIIWGVFFLIFQIGPNAKVNPRASAISSLIVSVIFSISKNGFIYYVFLNKSYATMYGSFAIVMFLFLWIYVSWIIFLYGLKLCHIIDSIYKNRQSKDIENVKQNSVVDTAE; encoded by the coding sequence ATGAACTTACGAGCTTCTGAACTTTACAAACAGGTTAAACTTTTTGTTTTATCGTTTGTAGATAAGGAGCTCACTCTTTTTGCCGCATCGCTTAGTTTCTATACTATTTTTACGATTATTCCTCTGCTTATCATTATGATGTCTTTACTTACATCATTACCAAGTTTTCAAGAACACTATGAGAGTATAAAAGGGTTTATCTTTTCAAACCTTATGCCTGTACAATCGGAAGTTATAATTAGTAAAATTGATGGCTTTTTAGCAAATTCCGCGAAAATGGGAATTATGAGTTTAGCTGCTGTTTTAGTGGCATCTCTGCTGTTTTTCAAAAACTTTGAATATATCGCAAATAAAATTTTTCATGCAGAATCAAGAGGCTTATGGGAGTCGATTACAACATACTGGACTATGATGACACTCACACCTATCGGACTCGGGATATCGTTTTATATTACAGGAAAGATTGCGGCTCTTATGGCTTCAAATGAGCTTACATCAGGTTTTAATATCCTTCCTCTTATTCCATACTTGATTATTTGGGGAGTTTTCTTTCTTATCTTTCAAATAGGGCCAAATGCGAAGGTGAATCCCCGTGCATCGGCTATTAGTTCATTAATCGTTTCAGTGATATTCAGCATCAGTAAAAACGGTTTTATCTATTATGTATTTTTAAATAAGTCATACGCTACGATGTACGGTTCTTTTGCAATAGTGATGTTCCTGTTTTTATGGATATATGTCTCTTGGATCATCTTCTTATACGGTCTGAAATTATGTCACATTATAGACAGCATATATAAAAACAGACAAAGCAAAGATATTGAGAATGTAAAACAGAACTCTGTTGTAGATACTGCCGAGTGA
- a CDS encoding ComEC/Rec2 family competence protein: MIERVELLQTKKEWFSLFLLFFILLTLNLSYEYYKYKQLIKFDSALVDATVLKQYNKTKLTKTRKTKHYQVLKLKASEGYTFYTIAKKDLPNIISKEIHLEIFTGEIGNITFMEYIKGFFAFSKILKINNSTTTKDKLSQFIKKQHKDKELTNIYEALYLAKPLPRKLQTTFSTLGLSHLIAISGFHLGVLSALLYFLLKYPYRVFHNNYFPYRSYKIDSFFIIATVLLFYTLFLESPPSLLRAFVMLLIGFFLYDRGIKIISMQTLLLTILLILALFPHLFFNIGLWLSVAGVFYIFLFFIYFQKLGKVYQFFLLPIFVYLLILPYSLTLFGNFSYLHPLSIIHTTLFTLFYPFSLVLHIVGLGSLFDPLLVMLLKSADFGTVVVLDQKILWLFIGVSLGSIYNRVLFYILNIFALSVFIYAVYNVT; encoded by the coding sequence ATGATAGAGAGAGTAGAACTGCTTCAAACAAAGAAGGAGTGGTTCTCTCTTTTTCTTCTCTTTTTTATACTTCTAACACTCAACCTCTCTTATGAATACTACAAATACAAACAACTTATAAAATTTGACTCTGCTCTTGTAGATGCTACTGTTTTAAAACAATATAATAAAACTAAACTGACAAAAACCAGGAAAACAAAACACTACCAGGTATTAAAGCTAAAAGCATCCGAGGGATATACCTTTTATACGATTGCAAAGAAAGATCTTCCTAACATCATCTCTAAAGAGATACACCTTGAAATCTTTACAGGAGAGATTGGTAATATCACCTTTATGGAGTACATCAAAGGATTTTTTGCCTTTAGTAAGATTTTAAAAATTAACAACTCCACTACTACAAAAGATAAGCTTTCACAATTTATAAAAAAGCAGCATAAAGATAAAGAGCTTACAAATATCTATGAAGCGCTCTATCTTGCAAAACCATTACCGAGAAAACTTCAAACAACATTTTCCACTTTAGGGTTATCCCATCTCATAGCAATTAGTGGCTTTCATTTAGGGGTACTCTCAGCCCTGCTCTATTTTCTACTCAAATACCCCTATAGAGTTTTTCACAACAACTACTTTCCCTACAGGAGCTATAAAATAGATAGTTTTTTTATTATCGCGACGGTTTTATTATTCTATACCCTCTTTTTAGAATCACCGCCCTCTTTGCTTCGTGCTTTTGTAATGTTATTAATAGGATTTTTTCTCTACGATCGGGGAATTAAAATTATCTCTATGCAGACACTGCTCTTGACTATTTTGTTAATTCTGGCACTTTTTCCACATCTTTTTTTTAATATCGGATTATGGCTAAGTGTAGCAGGTGTGTTTTATATATTTCTGTTTTTTATCTATTTTCAAAAACTAGGTAAAGTGTATCAGTTTTTTCTCCTGCCTATCTTTGTCTATCTCTTGATACTTCCATACTCTCTAACACTATTTGGAAACTTTTCATATCTGCATCCACTCTCGATCATCCACACGACACTCTTTACACTGTTCTATCCATTTTCATTAGTATTGCATATAGTTGGATTGGGAAGTCTATTTGATCCACTTTTAGTAATGCTATTAAAGAGTGCAGATTTTGGAACTGTTGTAGTTCTTGATCAGAAAATATTATGGCTGTTTATCGGTGTATCACTCGGCAGTATCTACAACAGAGTTCTGTTTTACATTCTCAATATCTTTGCTTTGTCTGTTTTTATATATGCTGTCTATAATGTGACATAA
- the ispG gene encoding flavodoxin-dependent (E)-4-hydroxy-3-methylbut-2-enyl-diphosphate synthase: MIERYPTKKIYVGDVAVGGDAPISVQSMTYSDTHNVAATVEQINRLHFAGCDIVRVAVPDMEDALALKSIKEQISLPLVADIHFNHKLALIAAESVDCIRINPGNIGSKEKVAEVVKACQERNLPIRIGVNAGSLEKEFDNKYGQTAEAMVASAEYNIKYLEDLGFSDIKISLKASDVQRTVDAYRMLRPKNNYPFHLGVTEAGTLFHATVKSSIGLGALLLDGIGDTLRVSITGELEEEINVGRAILKDSGALPDGLNIISCPTCGRIEADLVSAVSEIEKRTAHIKTPLNVSVMGCVVNAIGEAAHADVAIAYGKGKGLVMVKGEVVANLDEKELVDKFVDEVEKMAGQE, translated from the coding sequence ATGATAGAAAGATACCCAACGAAAAAAATATATGTCGGAGATGTTGCTGTAGGTGGAGATGCACCTATCTCTGTACAGTCAATGACATACTCGGATACTCATAATGTTGCTGCAACTGTTGAACAGATCAACCGTCTCCATTTTGCAGGATGTGACATTGTTCGTGTAGCCGTTCCCGATATGGAAGATGCATTGGCATTAAAAAGTATCAAAGAACAAATTTCACTTCCGCTTGTAGCCGACATACACTTCAACCATAAGCTAGCACTTATAGCAGCCGAATCTGTTGATTGTATCCGTATCAATCCTGGAAATATCGGCTCTAAAGAGAAAGTTGCTGAAGTTGTAAAAGCATGTCAAGAGCGTAACCTTCCAATTAGAATCGGTGTAAATGCCGGGAGTCTGGAAAAAGAGTTTGATAACAAATACGGTCAAACAGCTGAAGCGATGGTAGCAAGTGCCGAATACAACATCAAATACCTTGAAGATTTAGGTTTTAGCGATATCAAGATCTCACTTAAAGCAAGTGATGTACAAAGAACTGTTGATGCCTATAGAATGCTTCGCCCTAAAAACAACTACCCTTTCCATCTTGGAGTTACAGAAGCAGGGACACTCTTTCATGCAACGGTAAAAAGCTCGATCGGACTTGGAGCACTTTTACTTGACGGTATCGGAGATACTTTAAGAGTTTCAATTACTGGTGAACTTGAAGAGGAGATCAATGTCGGACGTGCAATCCTTAAAGATAGCGGGGCATTACCTGATGGTCTAAACATCATCTCTTGTCCAACATGTGGAAGAATTGAAGCTGATTTAGTAAGTGCAGTAAGTGAGATTGAAAAAAGAACTGCACATATTAAAACACCACTCAATGTAAGTGTAATGGGGTGTGTCGTAAATGCAATCGGTGAAGCGGCTCATGCAGATGTTGCGATCGCGTACGGAAAAGGAAAAGGTTTGGTTATGGTTAAAGGTGAGGTTGTAGCAAATCTTGATGAAAAAGAACTTGTTGACAAATTTGTCGATGAAGTTGAAAAAATGGCAGGGCAGGAGTAA
- a CDS encoding FAD-linked oxidase C-terminal domain-containing protein: MLDTKHIQHFTKIVGDDNIYSDKAHLIAYSYDATREHFEPDAVIFPRNEQDVSEILKYCNEHKIVIVPRGAGSGFTGGALPSNGGIVLAMEKHMNKILEIDMKNMVAIVQPGVVNMDLQKAVEEVGLFYPPDPASQDYSTIGGNVSENAGGMRAAKYGITKDYVMATRAVLPNGDIIKAGKRTIKDVAGYNISGILIASEGTLAVLTEITLKLIPKPKMTKTAMGIFPSVTEAMNAVYKTMASGVTPVAMEFLDNLTIRAVEQTFHKGLPVDAGALLVTDVDGNLEDDLNFQLEQIEKVFKENGCSEFKIAKDDKEAADLWFARRNASPSLSVYGSKKLNEDVTVPRAVLPELLEKFYAIAEKYNVNIPCFGHTGDGNVHTNVMVDGSDPEQVKIAYQAIEEVFQATVDLGGTLSGEHGIGLAKAPYMSMAFTPEEMALFKSIKQAFDPNNILNPAKMGLN; encoded by the coding sequence ATGTTAGATACAAAACATATACAACATTTTACAAAAATAGTTGGCGATGATAATATTTACAGTGATAAAGCACACCTAATTGCCTACTCTTATGATGCTACACGTGAGCATTTTGAACCTGATGCAGTTATCTTCCCGCGTAATGAGCAAGATGTTAGTGAGATTTTAAAATATTGTAACGAACATAAGATTGTTATTGTTCCTCGTGGAGCCGGGAGCGGTTTTACGGGTGGTGCACTGCCAAGTAACGGTGGTATTGTGTTAGCGATGGAAAAACATATGAACAAGATCCTTGAGATCGATATGAAAAATATGGTAGCGATCGTGCAACCGGGTGTTGTAAATATGGACCTCCAAAAAGCAGTAGAAGAGGTTGGTTTATTCTATCCACCTGATCCTGCATCTCAGGACTACTCAACTATTGGTGGAAATGTAAGTGAAAATGCCGGCGGTATGAGAGCTGCCAAATATGGAATCACAAAAGATTACGTAATGGCAACTCGTGCAGTACTTCCAAACGGTGATATCATCAAAGCGGGAAAAAGAACGATCAAAGATGTTGCAGGGTACAACATTAGCGGTATTTTAATAGCAAGTGAAGGGACTCTGGCGGTTCTTACGGAGATTACACTTAAACTTATTCCAAAACCAAAAATGACAAAAACTGCAATGGGAATCTTTCCAAGTGTAACAGAAGCTATGAATGCCGTATATAAAACTATGGCAAGCGGTGTTACTCCAGTTGCTATGGAGTTCTTAGATAACTTAACTATCCGCGCGGTTGAGCAGACTTTCCATAAAGGTTTACCGGTAGATGCTGGTGCACTGCTTGTAACAGATGTTGATGGAAACTTAGAAGATGACCTTAACTTTCAGCTAGAACAGATTGAAAAAGTTTTTAAAGAGAACGGCTGTTCTGAATTTAAGATCGCAAAAGACGACAAAGAAGCGGCTGATCTTTGGTTTGCCCGCCGTAATGCTTCACCGTCATTAAGTGTGTACGGAAGCAAAAAGCTTAACGAAGATGTAACTGTACCTCGTGCAGTTCTTCCTGAACTTCTAGAGAAGTTCTATGCGATTGCAGAAAAGTACAATGTAAATATTCCGTGTTTTGGACATACAGGTGATGGAAACGTACATACAAACGTTATGGTTGACGGTAGTGATCCTGAACAAGTAAAGATTGCTTATCAAGCGATCGAAGAGGTTTTCCAGGCAACAGTTGACCTTGGTGGTACACTTTCAGGTGAACACGGAATCGGGCTTGCAAAAGCACCGTATATGTCAATGGCATTTACACCTGAAGAGATGGCCCTCTTCAAGTCAATCAAACAAGCGTTTGATCCAAACAACATTTTAAATCCTGCAAAGATGGGACTCAACTAA